The following coding sequences are from one Triticum aestivum cultivar Chinese Spring chromosome 5A, IWGSC CS RefSeq v2.1, whole genome shotgun sequence window:
- the LOC123105919 gene encoding uncharacterized protein gives MGGWSCFCCGDLFGAGEDAAARLPEPFQLPAPLPAWPQGRDFAKGVICIGELDIANVTQLRNIWSYSGATFYEPEEVPDGFHCLGHYAQQNDRLLQGSLVVAREAASCQLINSRPALEKPLDYTLVWTNAGVYEDDNSECGCFWLPSPPEGYEPLGYVVTRGPRKPSLEAVRCVRQDLTDPCENFRSVINVERTCQVWKTRPCHRGTAGRGIPVGTFFCETNSVNNKESGIPCLKNCDPNLRAMPDLEQIHALIKHYGPTVFFHPQEKYLPSSVSWFFENGATLNKKDMKMGDPILAGGSNLPAGGTNDGEYWIDLPDDDTREFVKVGNLKSAELYAHVKPAHGGTFTDIAMWVFCPFNGPATIKVGLASFALQKVGRHTGDWEHFTLRISNFSGELSSVYYSEHSGGGWVDACDLEFISGNKAIVYSSRNGHASYAHPGCYLQGSENLGVGLRNDVARSDLSIDSSTRYKIISAEYLGDAVVEPCWLQYMREWGPTVTYNSRSEVDTVLSFLPFFLRFTAEAIFDSLPAELYEEEGPTGPKEKDNWDGDERC, from the exons ATGGGTGGGTGGAGCTGCTTCTGCTGCGGCGACCTGTTCGGCGCCGGGGAAGATGCCGCGGCCCGGCTGCCGGAGCCGTTCCAGCTGCCGGCGCCCTTGCCCGCATGGCCGCAAG GACGGGACTTCGCAAAGGGCGTGATATGCATAGGAGAACTTGATATTGCAAATGTTACCCAACTCCGGAATATATGGAGCTACTCTGGAGCTACGTTCTATGAGCCAGAAGAGGTTCCTGATGGTTTCCACTGCCTTGGCCACTATGCCCAACAAAATGACCGGCTTTTACAGGGTTCTCTTGTTGTTGCAAGGGAAGCGGCTAGCTGCCAGTTAATCAATAGCAGGCCCGCTCTCGAGAAGCCATTAGATTACACCCTCGTTTGGACTAATGCTGGTGTGTATGAAGATGACAATAGTGAATGCGGGTGCTTCTGGTTGCCATCACCCCCGGAGGGTTATGAACCCCTTGGCTATGTGGTTACAAGAGGACCAAGGAAGCCCTCACTGGAGGCGGTCCGGTGTGTGCGACAAGACCTCACGGATCCATGTGAAAACTTTAGGTCAGTCATTAATGTGGAACGTACATGCCAAGTTTGGAAGACGAGGCCTTGCCACCGAGGGACAGCAGGACGAGGTATACCTGTTGGTACATTCTTCTGTGAAACAAATTCAGTTAACAATAAGGAATCAGGCATTCCCTGCTTGAAGAACTGTGACCCGAATTTGAGAGCCATGCCTGATCTAGAGCAGATTCATGCACTAATCAAGCACTATGGCCCAACTGTGTTCTTCCATCCACAAGAGAAATACTTGCCGTCATCAGTTTCTTGGTTCTTTGAGAATGGAGCTACACTGAACAAGAAAGATATGAAAATGGGAGATCCAATACTTGCTGGTGGCTCAAACCTGCCTGCTGGTGGGACGAACGACGGTGAGTACTGGATTGACCTCCCAGATGATGATACGCGTGAGTTTGTCAAAGTTGGTAATCTGAAGAGTGCTGAGCTCTATGCTCATGTCAAACCGGCTCATGGAGGGACCTTCACTGACATTGCAATGTGGGTGTTCTGCCCGTTCAACGGGCCAGCAACAATAAAGGTTGGACTTGCAAGCTTTGCTCTGCAGAAGGTTGGCAGGCATACCGGAGACTGGGAGCATTTCACCCTCCGTATAAGTAACTTCTCTGGAGAACTCTCATCTGTCTACTACTCAGAACACAGCGGGGGAGGATGGGTGGACGCTTGCGATCTGGAGTTCATCTCTGGAAACAAGGCGATCGTGTATTCGTCGAGGAATGGGCATGCAAGCTACGCGCACCCTGGCTGCTACCTGCAGGGCTCTGAAAACCTCGGCGTCGGATTAAGAAATGACGTCGCACGGAGCGACCTGTCAATCGATTCGAGCACAAGGTACAAGATCATCTCGGCAGAATACCTTGGAGACGCCGTGGTGGAACCGTGCTGGCTGCAGTACATGAGGGAGTGGGGCCCGACCGTGACGTACAACTCGCGGTCAGAGGTGGACACGGTGCTTAGCTTCCTGCCGTTCTTCCTCCGGTTCACGGCAGAGGCCATATTCGACAGTCTTCCTGCGGAGCTGTACGAGGAGGAAGGCCCGACCGGACCGAAGGAGAAAGATAATTGGGATGGTGATGAGCGGTGCTAG
- the LOC123105920 gene encoding ABC transporter C family member 13 produces MPRLRAHTPLPLTEAAAAAAHAALLALALLLLLLRGARALASRCASCLKPPRRARNLVHDGPPLASPPPAAGGAWFRAALACCAYVLLAQLAALTYEVAAAPPPVEAEALLLPAVQALAWAALLALALRARAGGRGRFPALVRVWWVLAFALSVAIAFDDSRRLMGADDRDADYAHMVANFASLPALGFLCLVGVMGSSGVELEFSDDDTGVHEPLLLGGQRRGAEEEPGCLRVTPYGDAGILSLATLSWLSPLLSVGAKRPLELADIPLLAHKDRAKFCYKAMSSHYERQRLECPDKEPSLAWAILKSFWREAAINGAFAAVNTVVSYVGPYLISYFVDYLSGKIAFPHEGYILASVFFVSKLIETLTARQWYLGVDVMGIHVKSGLTAMVYRKGLRLSNASKQSHTSGEIVNYMAVDVQRVGDYAWYFHDIWMLPLQIILALAILYKNVGIATVSTLIATALSIAASVPVAKLQEHYQDKLMAAKDERMRKTAECLKSMRILKLQAWEDRYRIMLEEMRNVECRWLKWALYSQAAVTFVFWSSPIFVSVITFGTCILLGGELTAGGVLSALATFRILQEPLRNFPDLISMIAQTRVSLDRLSHFLRQEELPDDATISVPQGSTDKAIDIRDGSFSWNPSCSNPTLSDIQLSVVRGMRVAVCGVIGSGKSSLLSSILGEIPKLSGQVRISGTAAYVSQTAWIQSGNIEENVLFGTPMDRPRYKRVLEACSLKKDLQLLQYGDQTIIGDRGINLSGGQKQRVQLARALYQDADIYLLDDPFSAVDAHTGSDLFKDYILGALASKTVIYVTHQVEFLPAADLILVLKDGHITQAGKYDDLLQAGTDFNALVSAHNEAIETMDFGEDSDGDIAPSVPNKRLTPSVSNIDNLKNKVSENGKSSNTRGIKDKKKSEERKKKRTVQEEERERGRVSLNVYLTYMGEAYKGSLIPLIVLAQTLFQVLQIASNWWMAWANPQTEGDAPKTSSVVLLVVYMCLAFGSSLFVFVRSLLVATFGLAAAQKLFIKMLRCVFRAPMSFFDTTPSGRILNRVSVDQSVVDLDIAFRLGGFASTTIQLLGIVAVMSKVTWQVLFLIVPMAMACMWMQRYYIASSRELTRILSVQKSPVIHLFSESIAGAATIRGFGQEKRFMKRNLYLLDCFARPLFSSLAAIEWLCLRMELLSTFVFAFCMAILVSFPPGTIEPSMAGLAVTYGLNLNARMSRWILSFCKLENRIISVERIYQYCKIPSEAPLIIENCRPPSSWPENGNIELIDLKVRYKDDLPFVLHGVSCIFPGGKKIGIVGRTGSGKSTLIQALFRLIEPAGGKIIIDNIDASAIGLHDLRSRLSIIPQDPTLFEGTIRMNLDPLEERSDQEIWEALEKCQLGEVIRSKEEKLDSPVLENGDNWSVGQRQLIALGRALLKQARILVLDEATASVDTATDNLIQKIIRSEFRDCTVCTIAHRIPTVIDSDLVMVLSDGKIAEFDTPQRLLEDKSSMFMQLVSEYSTRASCI; encoded by the exons ATGCCGCGCCTCCGCGCCCACACCCCCCTCCCCCTcacggaggccgccgccgccgccgcgcacgccgcgctgctcgccctcgcgctcctcctcctgctcctccgcgGCGCGCGCGCCCTCGCCTCCCGCTGCGCCTCCTGCCTCaagccgccccgccgcgcccgcaACCTCGTCCACGATGGGCCGcccctcgcctccccgccgcccgccgccgggggCGCCTGGTTCAGGGCCGCCCTCGCCTGCTGCGCCTACGTCCTGCTGGCGCAGCTCGCCGCGCTGACCTACGAGGtcgcggccgcgccgccgcccgtcgaggccgaggcgctgcTGCTGCCGGCCGTGCAGGCGCTGGCCTGGGCGGCCCTGCTGGCGCTCGCGCTGCGGGCGCGCGCCGGGGGCCGCGGCAGGTTCCCGGCGCTCGTCCGGGTCTGGTGGGTGCTCGCCTTCGCGCTCTCCGTCGCCATCGCCTTCGACGACTCCAGGCGCCTCATGGGCGCCGACGACCGTGATGCGGACTACGCGCACATGGTCGCCAACTTCGCGTCGCTGCcggccctcggcttcctctgcttggTTGGTGTGATGGGTTCCAGCGGTGTCGAGTTGGAGTTCAGTGATGACGACACCGGTGTCCACGAGCCCCTGTTGCTCGGCGGCCAGCGCAGAGGTGCCGAGGAGGAGCCCGGCTGCCTGCGGGTGACTCCCTACGGCGATGCCGGGATCCTCAGCCTTGCAACGCTCTCATGGCTCAGTCCGCTGCTCTCGGTTGGGGCCAAGAGGCCGCTCGAGCTGGCTGACATACCCTTGCTGGCTCACAAGGATCGTGCCAAGTTCTGCTACAAGGCCATGAGCAGTCACTATGAGCGCCAACGGCTGGAGTGCCCTGACAAGGAGCCATCGCTGGCATGGGCAATACTCAAGTCCTTCTGGCGGGAGGCGGCCATCAACGGCGCCTTCGCCGCGGTGAACACCGTCGTGTCCTATGTCGGCCCCTACCTGATCAGCTACTTTGTGGACTACCTCAGTGGCAAAATTGCCTTCCCCCATGAAGGTTACATCCTTGCCTCCGTATTTTTCGTATCAAAGTTGATTGAGACGCTCACTGCTCGCCAGTGGTACCTGGGCGTGGACGTCATGGGGATCCATGTCAAGTCCGGGCTGACGGCCATGGTGTACCGGAAGGGCCTCAGGCTGTCGAATGCCTCAAAGCAGAGCCATACGAGCGGTGAGATTGTGAATTACATGGCGGTCGATGTGCAGCGGGTGGGGGACTATGCGTGGTACTTTCATGACATATGGATGCTTCCACTGCAGATCATCCTTGCGCTCGCCATCCTGTACAAGAATGTCGGGATCGCCACTGTCTCGACATTGATAGCCACCGCGCTGTCAATTGCTGCCTCGGTTCCTGTGGCGAAGCTGCAGGAGCACTACCAAGATAAGCTGATGGCAGCAAAGGATGAGCGAATGCGCAAGACTGCAGAGTGCTTGAAGAGTATGAGAATTCTCAAGTTGCAGGCATGGGAGGACCGGTATAGGATAATGCTTGAAGAGATGAGGAATGTTGAATGCAGGTGGCTCAAGTGGGCTTTGTACTCACAGGCCGCAGTTACGTTTGTTTTCTGGAGTTCGCCAATCTTTGTCTCGGTCATAACTTTCGGCACTTGTATATTGCTTGGTGGCGAGCTCACTGCCGGAGGTGTTCTCTCTGCATTAGCTACCTTTAGGATCCTTCAAGAGCCTCTGAGGAATTTCCCTGATCTCATCTCCATGATAGCTCAGACGAGGGTGTCTTTGGACAGGTTGTCTCACTTCTTACGGCAAGAAGAGTTGCCGGATGATGCAACAATAAGTGTTCCACAGGGTAGTACAGACAAGGCAATCGATATCAGGGATGGCAGTTTCTCTTGGAACCCATCTTGCTCAAACCCTACGCTCTCTGATATACAACTTAGTGTGGTGAGAGGCATGAGAGTAGCAGTCTGTGGTGTGATTGGTTCTGGCAAATCAAGTCTATTGTCCTCTATACTTGGGGAGATACCCAAGCTGTCTGGCCAA GTTAGGATCAGTGGTACAGCAGCATATGTTTCTCAGACTGCCTGGATACAGTCTGGAAATATTGAGGAGAACGTTCTTTTCGGCACTCCAATGGACAGACCGCGTTATAAGAGAGTACTTGAGGCTTGCTCCCTGAAGAAAGATCTTCAGTTGCTCCAGTATGGAGATCAGACCATCATTGGTGACAGAGGCATTAATTTGAGTGGAGGTCAGAAACAGAGAGTGCAGCTTGCGAGAGCATTGTACCAAGATGCTGATATTTATTTGCTTGATGACCCCTTCAGTGCTGTTGATGCTCATACTGGAAGCGATCTATTTAAG GACTATATATTGGGGGCACTAGCTAGCAAAACAGTAATTTATGTAACCCATCAAGTCGAGTTCCTACCAGCTGCTGACTTGATATTG GTTCTTAAGGATGGTCATATCACCCAAGCTGGAAAATATGATGATCTTCTCCAAGCTGGAACCGATTTCAATGCTCTGGTTTCTGCTCATAATGAAGCTATCGAGACCATGGATTTTGGCGAAGATTCTGATGGAGATATCGCTCCTTCCGTTCCTAACAAAAGATTGACACCAAGTGTTAGCAATATCGATAACCTGAAAAATAAAGTATCTGAAAATGGGAAGTCATCTAATACACGTGGAATTAAGGACAAGAAAAAGAGTGAAGAACGTAAGAAGAAGCGTACTGTTCAGGAAGAGGAGAGGGAGCGAGGAAGAGTTAGCTTAAATGTTTATTTAACATACATGGGGGAAGCCTACAAAGGTTCACTGATTCCACTCATTGTCTTGGCGCAAACCCTGTTCCAAGTTCTTCAGATTGCCAGTAACTGGTGGATGGCATGGGCAAACCCACAAACAGAAGGAGATGCACCTAAGACAAGTAGTGTGGTCCTTCTTGTTGTTTATATGTGCCTTGCTTTCGGGAGTTCATTGTTTGTGTTTGTGAGAAGCCTTCTTGTAGCTACATTTGGTTTAGCAGCTGCTCAGAAACTATTTATAAAAATGCTAAGGTGTGTGTTTCGAGCGCCAATGTCATTCTTCGATACTACACCATCTGGACGGATTCTGAATCGA GTTTCTGTAGATCAAAGTGTTGTGGACCTTGATATAGCATTCAGGCTAGGGGGGTTTGCATCAACAACAATTCAACTCCTTGGAATCGTTGCTGTCATGAGCAAAGTCACATGGCAAGTTCTGTTTCTTATAGTTCCTATGGCTATGGCATGCATGTGGATGCAG AGATATTACATTGCTTCATCGAGGGAGCTGACTAGGATCTTGAGTGTTCAGAAGTCTCCAGTGATCCATTTGTTTAGCGAGTCAATCGCTGGTGCTGCTACTATCAGAGGATTTGGTCAGGAGAAAAGATTCATGAAAAGAAATCTTTACCTCCTTGATTGTTTTGCTCGGCCTTTGTTTTCCAGCCTTGCAGCTATTGAATGGCTCTGCCTGCGAATGGAATTGCTCTCAACTTTTGTGTTTGCTTTCTGCATGGCAATACTTGTGAGCTTTCCTCCTGGAACAATTGAACCAA GCATGGCTGGGCTTGCTGTCACATATGGACTCAACTTAAATGCTCGGATGTCAAGGTGGATATTGAGCTTCTGTAAATTAGAGAACAGAATCATCTCTGTTGAGCGTATTTATCAGTATTGCAAGATTCCTAGTGAAGCACCACTGATTATCGAGAATTGCCGTCCCCCTTCCTCATGGCCTGAGAATGGAAACATTGAATTGATTGATCTCAAG GTTCGCTACAAGGATGACCTTCCCTTTGTTCTACATGGAGTCAGTTGTATTTTTCCTGGTGGGAAAAAGATTGGGATTGTAGGACGAACTGGAAGTGGTAAATCTACTCTCATTCAGGCTCTTTTCCGTCTAATTGAACCAGCAGGAGGGAAAATTATCATTGACAACATCGATGCTTCTGCGATTGGCCTTCATGATCTGCGGTCACGGTTGAGCATCATTCCTCAGGACCCTACATTGTTCGAGGGTACTATCAGAATGAATCTTGACCCTCTTGAAGAGCGTTCTGATCAAGAAATTTGGGAG GCACTAGAGAAGTGCCAGCTAGGAGAGGTCATTCGTTCGAAGGAAGAAAAACTGGACAGTCCAG TACTGGAGAATGGGGATAACTGGAGTGTGGGACAGCGCCAGCTTATTGCATTGGGTAGGGCGCTGCTTAAGCAGGCAAGAATTTTGGTGCTTGATGAGGCAACGGCATCAGTTGACACAGCTACAGATAATCTCATCCAGAAGATCATCCGCAGCGAATTCAGGGATTGCACTGTCTGTACAATTGCACACAGGATCCCAACGGTTATCGACAGTGACCTAGTCATGGTGCTTAGCGACG GTAAAATTGCGGAGTTCGACACACCCCAGAGGCTTCTGGAGGACAAGTCCTCGATGTTCATGCAGCTAGTATCCGAGTACTCCACCAGGGCGAGCTGTATATAG